In Maridesulfovibrio sp., a single genomic region encodes these proteins:
- a CDS encoding ChbG/HpnK family deacetylase, with protein MLIVINVDDLGLHPAVRRAVDSLAEAGVVTSSTMLANGPDLSESVLLQDRHAGLGLGAHLNLLRGKPISNPDHIPSLVDDDGLLFGNYTSLLLRYTTGRIKISEVETEWAAQIEYLLDHKVRLTHFDSEKHIHAWPGLYGLAAKLARRYGIKWMRRPFEHTPAGRFDKAMLRTRFLQLCLAVGFPPEEPSTASCVWGIGDQKQNLKPELFERYINTYHPEIVEIVCHPGLPAEGDGPLPSDFGPMRVKAQWKEEYDSLAHNGWLEIFDKLGGTPVNYGQIPPRSGDF; from the coding sequence ATGCTTATTGTGATCAATGTGGATGACCTGGGACTGCATCCTGCTGTGCGCCGAGCGGTGGACAGTCTGGCTGAAGCCGGAGTAGTCACATCCTCAACTATGCTGGCCAACGGGCCGGACCTTTCCGAATCCGTTCTCCTTCAGGACAGGCATGCCGGGCTGGGGCTGGGAGCGCATCTTAATCTGTTGCGTGGAAAACCCATTTCAAACCCGGACCATATTCCGTCACTGGTGGACGATGACGGCCTGCTTTTCGGGAATTATACCTCCCTGCTTCTGCGGTACACAACCGGGCGGATAAAGATATCCGAAGTGGAAACGGAGTGGGCGGCCCAGATCGAATACCTGCTTGACCACAAGGTGCGGCTGACCCATTTTGACAGTGAAAAACACATCCATGCCTGGCCGGGATTGTATGGACTGGCAGCCAAGCTGGCCCGCAGATACGGCATAAAATGGATGCGCAGACCTTTTGAGCATACCCCCGCCGGACGTTTTGACAAAGCCATGCTGAGAACCCGTTTTCTGCAGCTCTGTCTTGCCGTGGGATTTCCGCCGGAAGAGCCCTCTACGGCATCATGCGTGTGGGGAATCGGGGACCAGAAACAGAATCTGAAACCGGAATTGTTTGAACGGTATATAAATACATATCATCCGGAAATAGTGGAAATAGTCTGCCATCCCGGCCTTCCTGCCGAGGGAGACGGCCCTTTGCCGTCCGATTTCGGCCCCATGCGGGTGAAGGCCCAGTGGAAAGAGGAATACGATTCCCTTGCCCATAACGGCTGGCTTGAAATATTTGATAAATTGGGAGGAACTCCCGTAAACTACGGGCAGATACCCCCGCGAAGCGGAGATTTTTGA
- a CDS encoding glycosyltransferase family 2 protein — MMQEKTGQGRKIEVSIVTPMHNEEGCVREFHRRVSAVMQGMDTSYEMLLVNDGSTDTTEEIIRELSAGDPHIKGVMLARNRGQCTAIYAGIQESCGRYVVIMDGDLQHKPEELPSLINEIRKGFDLVSGCRTNRGESMIKRKLPSKIANYLMRATSGCQVRDMGGLSVLKGKLARSMTLREGQHRLIPALVYGMGGSVSEVPISAPERFAGKSHYGLARSIDVLFDIVMLWFQSSFKQRPIYLFGRISLLMFMLASLIMLWLFYEKIFLDVAMGTRPPFMGCILLYLSSLGFMSTGLILESLTNTYEAVMGTKTYQIREIVSQESKSPTD; from the coding sequence ATGATGCAGGAAAAAACGGGACAGGGCCGGAAAATTGAGGTCAGTATCGTAACCCCCATGCACAATGAAGAAGGCTGCGTGCGCGAATTCCACCGCAGGGTGAGCGCGGTCATGCAGGGCATGGATACCAGCTATGAAATGCTGCTGGTCAACGACGGCTCCACCGACACCACAGAGGAAATCATCAGGGAACTTTCCGCAGGCGATCCGCATATCAAGGGAGTGATGCTGGCCCGCAACAGAGGACAGTGCACGGCCATCTATGCCGGAATACAGGAAAGCTGCGGACGTTACGTGGTGATCATGGACGGCGATTTACAGCACAAGCCCGAAGAACTGCCCTCCTTGATCAATGAAATCCGCAAGGGGTTCGACCTTGTTTCCGGCTGCCGCACCAACCGCGGAGAATCCATGATCAAGCGCAAGCTGCCCAGCAAGATCGCCAACTACCTGATGCGGGCCACCAGCGGCTGTCAGGTCCGGGATATGGGCGGTCTTTCCGTGCTCAAGGGAAAACTGGCCCGGTCCATGACCCTGCGCGAAGGACAGCACAGACTTATTCCGGCGCTTGTTTACGGTATGGGCGGTTCCGTTTCCGAAGTGCCCATCTCGGCTCCGGAACGCTTTGCCGGCAAAAGCCATTACGGACTGGCCAGGTCCATCGACGTACTCTTCGATATCGTCATGCTCTGGTTCCAGTCCTCGTTCAAGCAGCGGCCTATTTATCTGTTCGGACGCATCAGCCTGCTTATGTTCATGCTTGCATCCCTGATAATGCTCTGGCTGTTCTACGAAAAGATTTTCCTAGACGTTGCAATGGGCACACGACCGCCGTTCATGGGCTGCATACTGCTCTACCTCAGTTCACTCGGTTTCATGTCCACAGGACTTATCCTTGAATCGCTGACAAACACATACGAAGCGGTCATGGGCACCAAGACCTACCAGATACGGGAAATAGTATCGCAGGAAAGCAAAAGCCCTACTGACTGA
- a CDS encoding efflux RND transporter permease subunit has product MKGLLRFTLKQTVFINIIFVLLMVAGVFCMTELPIERYPNVHMGKVVISAFLPGASPSDVEALVTQKIEDALDDLEDVEYIRSRSFREHSSIMVKFLDDTDYSKGYDELRFRVLSIQNDLPREMDPPTFTEINVNEWLPAIRLCLVGDRTNRALAMMADEIKVRLRKISGVNEVEVEGEYTREFHVSLDPGKLIRFKLTFDDVARALDDANISIPAGDFDSSEGEYVIVVDERLRTREEISGTIIRMDGDGSFVTVGDVMSDARVSYRDPQVITSINGHSAVTLKIVKSADGNAVSIAEEVEKVAAEFRPSLEKEGVSVVLTNDQRLHIDEALNTLGMNLLVGIVLVFIVIHLVMGFRNAMLTTVGVPFSFLVTMIIMKLTGNSLNQITLFSFVLVSGIIVDDAIVVVENIFRHVQEGKGIKDAVVDGTAEVFLPVVAATATTVAAFLPMLIMSGSTGEFFAQVPKAVAFALTASLIESLLILPPHFLDWPGAKKLSGNREKCLRDPAFMHALRRWTDKLLTMVIRFRFTSMGIVFVAFVVALGILGVSLSGTLPLIKIKFFPDDYSLYYIELEGPVATPIEVTSDKLKRISVFIENTGPGMAKSATAFAGFYLNDDYETVHGSNLGNIVVELPRKDRQAFEDAPVNDPGKHLEQVRNSLDKFAEEGWTFRVRPEKDGPPAGKDINIRILGSDHQSVQKLAAAIMEFIKETDKLGPELVNLDTDDGTPNRIFRFNPVKERVAEYGLTPKQVARLSGSVLDGRFVGKFRLSDEDVDLRLKIDPQFLVSPEEALNVPVLEQDESPIRLGDLCKVSIYMEPGQFNRFMGQRAITITANIKHGSRLSSPAAVKMVGSFYEKIRGDYPGATINFSGEFESTRKSYTSLIYAFLIAILIIYMILATQFQSYVQPVIILSAAVFSLTGVILGSFLSQTVFTINSFIATVGVTGVVVNDSLVLLDFMNKLYNGGMDRKKAMHEGVRIRLRPILLTTLTTTLGLLPMAVGFPSYSLVWGTMASTFVTGLCTATFLTLFIIPVEWDLLMGFKEWRKSKTETVSQ; this is encoded by the coding sequence ATGAAAGGATTATTGCGCTTTACCCTCAAACAGACTGTCTTCATAAACATCATATTCGTCCTGCTCATGGTTGCCGGTGTGTTCTGCATGACCGAACTGCCGATTGAGCGCTATCCCAATGTGCACATGGGCAAGGTTGTAATCAGCGCATTTCTGCCCGGAGCATCCCCTTCCGATGTGGAAGCACTGGTAACCCAGAAGATCGAGGATGCGCTTGATGACCTTGAGGACGTTGAATATATCCGCTCCCGCTCGTTCAGGGAACATTCCAGCATCATGGTCAAGTTTCTGGACGATACGGATTATTCCAAGGGATACGATGAACTGCGCTTCAGGGTGCTGTCCATCCAGAATGACCTTCCCAGAGAGATGGACCCGCCTACGTTCACGGAAATAAACGTGAACGAGTGGCTTCCCGCCATACGGTTGTGCCTTGTGGGCGACCGGACCAACCGGGCTCTGGCCATGATGGCTGACGAAATAAAAGTCCGGTTGCGTAAGATCTCCGGGGTGAATGAAGTTGAGGTGGAGGGGGAATACACCCGTGAATTCCACGTCTCACTGGACCCCGGAAAACTCATACGGTTCAAACTCACTTTCGATGATGTGGCCAGAGCTCTTGACGACGCCAACATCTCCATTCCGGCCGGAGATTTCGATTCTTCCGAAGGCGAATACGTTATCGTGGTGGACGAGCGGCTCAGGACCCGCGAGGAGATCTCCGGGACCATAATCCGCATGGACGGAGACGGGTCATTCGTCACTGTGGGCGATGTCATGAGCGATGCCCGTGTTTCCTACCGCGACCCGCAGGTCATCACCTCCATAAACGGACACAGTGCGGTCACCCTTAAAATTGTGAAGTCTGCCGATGGGAACGCGGTCAGCATTGCCGAGGAAGTTGAAAAGGTTGCTGCGGAGTTTCGCCCGTCCCTTGAAAAGGAAGGGGTGAGCGTGGTTCTTACCAACGACCAGCGACTCCATATTGACGAGGCGCTGAATACGCTCGGCATGAACCTTTTGGTCGGGATTGTGCTTGTCTTTATCGTCATACATCTGGTCATGGGGTTCAGGAACGCCATGCTCACCACTGTGGGGGTGCCTTTCTCCTTTCTGGTGACCATGATCATCATGAAACTCACCGGCAACTCTCTAAACCAGATTACCCTGTTCTCCTTTGTGCTGGTCAGCGGGATCATTGTGGATGACGCAATTGTGGTCGTGGAGAACATTTTTCGGCATGTACAGGAGGGGAAGGGCATAAAGGATGCGGTGGTGGACGGAACAGCCGAAGTGTTCCTGCCTGTTGTCGCGGCAACGGCAACGACTGTGGCGGCCTTTCTGCCCATGCTGATCATGTCCGGGTCCACCGGTGAATTTTTTGCCCAGGTCCCGAAGGCGGTGGCATTCGCGCTTACGGCATCCCTTATTGAAAGTCTGCTGATCCTGCCGCCTCATTTTCTGGATTGGCCGGGTGCGAAAAAACTGTCCGGGAACCGTGAGAAATGTCTGCGCGACCCTGCTTTCATGCATGCCTTAAGGAGATGGACGGATAAGCTTCTTACCATGGTGATCCGGTTCCGGTTTACCTCCATGGGGATTGTTTTTGTCGCCTTTGTCGTTGCGCTGGGCATTCTCGGAGTATCTCTTTCCGGCACTCTGCCCCTGATCAAGATCAAATTCTTTCCGGACGATTACTCGCTTTACTATATTGAACTGGAAGGCCCGGTGGCCACGCCCATTGAGGTGACTTCGGACAAGTTAAAGCGCATTTCAGTTTTCATTGAAAACACCGGACCGGGCATGGCCAAATCCGCAACTGCCTTTGCCGGATTCTATCTCAATGATGATTATGAAACCGTTCACGGCAGCAACCTCGGAAATATCGTGGTGGAACTGCCCCGCAAGGACCGGCAGGCATTCGAGGATGCGCCTGTGAACGATCCCGGCAAACATCTTGAGCAGGTTCGCAACTCTCTGGATAAATTTGCGGAAGAAGGGTGGACATTCCGTGTGCGACCGGAAAAGGACGGTCCTCCGGCGGGCAAGGACATAAACATCCGCATCCTCGGCTCCGACCATCAGTCCGTACAGAAGCTTGCCGCCGCAATCATGGAATTCATCAAGGAGACCGACAAGCTCGGCCCGGAACTGGTCAATCTGGATACGGACGACGGCACTCCCAACCGTATTTTCCGCTTCAACCCCGTCAAGGAGCGGGTGGCGGAATACGGTCTGACCCCCAAGCAGGTGGCGAGACTTTCCGGTTCTGTGCTCGACGGCAGATTTGTGGGTAAATTCAGATTGTCTGATGAAGATGTGGACCTGCGGCTCAAGATTGATCCGCAGTTTCTGGTCAGCCCGGAAGAAGCCTTGAACGTCCCTGTTCTGGAGCAGGACGAAAGTCCGATCCGGCTGGGCGATCTCTGCAAGGTGTCCATCTATATGGAACCGGGCCAGTTCAACCGCTTCATGGGGCAGCGGGCGATTACCATCACCGCGAACATAAAGCACGGCTCAAGACTGTCGTCTCCGGCCGCAGTCAAGATGGTAGGCTCTTTTTATGAGAAAATACGGGGTGACTATCCCGGCGCTACCATCAACTTCTCCGGTGAATTCGAATCCACCCGGAAATCATACACCTCGTTGATCTATGCGTTCCTGATCGCCATACTCATAATCTACATGATTCTGGCCACGCAATTCCAGTCCTACGTGCAGCCGGTGATCATTCTTTCGGCGGCAGTATTCTCGCTTACCGGGGTTATTCTGGGCTCGTTTCTGTCGCAGACGGTCTTCACCATCAACAGTTTCATCGCCACCGTGGGCGTTACCGGGGTCGTGGTCAACGATTCCCTTGTGCTGCTGGACTTCATGAACAAGCTCTACAACGGCGGCATGGACCGTAAAAAAGCAATGCACGAAGGGGTTCGCATCAGGCTGCGTCCCATCCTGCTCACAACCCTGACCACAACGCTGGGACTTCTCCCTATGGCCGTGGGATTCCCTTCCTATTCGCTGGTATGGGGAACAATGGCCTCGACCTTTGTAACAGGGCTTTGTACCGCTACCTTTCTGACCCTGTTTATCATCCCTGTGGAGTGGGATCTGCTCATGGGCTTCAAGGAATGGCGCAAGTCAAAAACAGAGACGGTCAGTCAGTAG
- a CDS encoding methyltransferase domain-containing protein, with amino-acid sequence MSKNAELKKIVDEVGENLIWRPLFDFENNSLASGVGRNIDGIDPEFTSLDFKGKSVCDLGCNLGHFSFHAIRNGAARVVGYDEEPRVVAGASRLAGLYGIDNVEFKVCDFASEEPDEIFDMGMLIDILGKQNISGGHLVSILKGLEKRSGSEMLLTFRSFYLVERHLNMSEADFLKMYPGAKIEGGFFNLLDFVKELFSENWVPAYLSKAQPVTKQHKHTAFFVRRNACNSRS; translated from the coding sequence ATGAGCAAAAATGCTGAACTGAAAAAAATCGTGGATGAGGTCGGTGAAAACCTTATCTGGCGTCCTCTTTTCGACTTTGAGAACAATTCCCTTGCCAGCGGGGTAGGAAGGAATATCGATGGAATAGACCCCGAATTCACCTCACTCGACTTCAAAGGGAAAAGCGTCTGCGATCTGGGCTGTAATCTGGGGCATTTTTCTTTTCACGCCATCCGCAACGGAGCCGCAAGGGTTGTAGGATACGATGAGGAACCAAGGGTTGTGGCCGGGGCGTCCAGACTGGCCGGGCTTTATGGCATAGACAATGTTGAATTCAAGGTCTGTGATTTCGCAAGTGAAGAACCTGACGAAATATTCGATATGGGTATGCTGATTGATATTCTGGGCAAGCAGAATATCTCCGGAGGCCATCTTGTTTCCATCCTCAAAGGTCTGGAAAAAAGATCCGGGTCGGAAATGCTGCTTACCTTCAGGTCTTTCTATCTGGTCGAGCGCCACCTGAACATGAGTGAAGCGGATTTTCTGAAGATGTATCCCGGGGCTAAAATCGAGGGCGGATTTTTCAATCTGCTTGATTTTGTGAAAGAACTGTTTTCCGAAAACTGGGTGCCTGCATATCTTTCGAAAGCACAACCCGTGACCAAGCAGCACAAGCACACCGCTTTTTTTGTGCGCCGGAATGCTTGCAATAGCCGAAGCTGA
- the cbiQ gene encoding cobalt ECF transporter T component CbiQ, whose translation MQQLTEPFIAGNSFIHTAHPGMRIGCAFLFSLCGAPVSGLTSSAGVLLAGICFAIAARLPLLPLLKRLLAVNFFIFFLWFFLPFSRPGNPAFSVGPFTATTAGLIYTTVITLKSNGVILAVTSLLSTMPVQLVGAGMQSLKFPDKFCRLFLFTWRYVHVMRVEFSKMRRAAAMRNFVPRTNLRTYKTYAWLMGMLLVRSLDRAQRVWKAMLCRGFSGTFHTLETYRVCERDWGLLAMSLICTAGFLILEFKGIEVFK comes from the coding sequence TTGCAGCAGCTGACAGAGCCTTTTATCGCAGGAAATTCCTTTATTCATACCGCACACCCAGGTATGCGGATAGGCTGTGCTTTTCTTTTTTCCCTCTGCGGAGCACCCGTTTCAGGACTTACGTCCTCGGCAGGAGTCCTGCTCGCCGGAATCTGCTTTGCAATTGCAGCGCGCCTGCCGCTGTTGCCTCTGCTGAAACGTTTACTGGCTGTCAATTTCTTCATTTTTTTTCTGTGGTTTTTTCTGCCGTTTTCCCGGCCTGGAAATCCTGCTTTTTCCGTGGGCCCGTTTACCGCCACCACTGCCGGACTAATCTATACGACCGTGATCACCTTGAAATCCAACGGGGTGATTCTGGCCGTGACATCGCTTCTTTCAACCATGCCGGTCCAACTGGTGGGTGCCGGGATGCAGTCCCTGAAATTCCCTGACAAGTTCTGCCGTCTTTTCCTCTTTACCTGGAGGTACGTGCACGTGATGCGGGTTGAATTCTCGAAGATGCGGCGTGCGGCCGCAATGCGCAATTTTGTTCCCCGCACAAATCTGCGGACCTATAAGACATACGCATGGCTCATGGGGATGCTGCTGGTGCGCAGCCTGGACAGGGCTCAGCGTGTATGGAAAGCGATGCTCTGCAGGGGTTTCAGCGGAACATTTCATACACTTGAGACTTACCGTGTATGCGAACGCGACTGGGGTCTTCTGGCTATGAGCCTTATATGTACGGCCGGGTTTCTCATTCTGGAATTTAAGGGCATTGAGGTTTTCAAGTGA
- a CDS encoding ABC transporter ATP-binding protein: MSSAIFSLQDIGFAYHGGVSVLSGVNFELNRDDRIALTGHNGSGKTTLLHIIMGLLKPSSGKVLYKGRELHGEKDFRELRKGVGLLFQQADDQLFCPTVLEDVAFGPLNLGKSPAEARKIAEYTLCTLGLSGYEDRVSYRLSGGEKKLVSLATVLAMQPEALVLDEPTNDLDPSMRERLIKILCSLDVALLVVSHDLEFLHRVTTREYCCRDHSLYEGAAAFDNEPDFAGCKI; encoded by the coding sequence GTGAGTTCAGCCATATTTTCCCTGCAGGACATAGGTTTTGCATATCACGGAGGTGTTTCCGTCCTCTCCGGAGTCAACTTCGAATTGAACCGGGACGACAGAATTGCTCTTACCGGCCATAACGGGTCCGGCAAAACCACCCTGCTGCACATCATCATGGGCCTGCTGAAACCTTCGTCCGGCAAAGTCCTTTACAAAGGACGCGAACTGCACGGGGAGAAGGATTTCCGGGAACTGCGCAAGGGAGTTGGGCTTCTTTTCCAGCAGGCGGACGATCAGCTTTTCTGTCCGACTGTTCTCGAAGACGTGGCCTTCGGCCCTCTCAATCTGGGAAAATCTCCTGCCGAGGCCAGAAAAATAGCCGAATACACCCTTTGCACACTGGGACTATCCGGCTATGAGGACAGGGTTTCCTACCGCTTATCCGGCGGAGAAAAGAAGCTGGTTTCGCTGGCCACGGTGCTGGCCATGCAGCCGGAAGCACTGGTACTGGACGAGCCCACCAACGATCTGGACCCGTCGATGCGCGAGCGTCTTATAAAAATTCTCTGCTCGCTTGATGTGGCCCTGCTGGTTGTTTCCCACGACCTTGAATTCCTTCACAGGGTCACGACCAGAGAATACTGCTGCCGGGATCATTCCCTGTACGAGGGAGCTGCGGCATTTGACAATGAACCCGATTTTGCCGGGTGTAAAATATGA
- a CDS encoding HAD family hydrolase translates to MKKIEAIVFDFDGTLAELTIDFNDMKRRLKALGSAFLDPLPCRDDLPALEWVDFMAECISGEDPALGKEFHTRCRFLIISMEVDAARNGRLFPFTCPMLSSLRESGIATGVITRNTASAVRQLVPEIDRISGCFLSREDVQNVKPHPEHLFKALEKIGAAPENTLMVGDHPIDIETGKRAGAMTAGVATGRMSLKELENAGPDFASADCSELMSLLKGQGLI, encoded by the coding sequence ATGAAAAAAATAGAAGCAATCGTATTTGATTTTGACGGCACCCTGGCAGAACTGACCATTGATTTCAACGACATGAAAAGAAGGCTCAAGGCTCTGGGCAGCGCTTTTCTCGACCCGCTTCCCTGCCGGGATGACCTTCCTGCACTGGAATGGGTCGACTTCATGGCCGAATGTATTTCCGGCGAAGACCCTGCTCTGGGCAAGGAATTTCATACCCGTTGCCGATTTCTGATCATCAGCATGGAGGTTGATGCCGCCAGAAACGGCAGGCTCTTTCCCTTCACCTGTCCCATGCTTTCTTCCCTGCGCGAATCAGGCATCGCTACCGGTGTGATCACCAGAAATACCGCCTCGGCAGTCCGTCAGCTTGTGCCGGAAATAGACCGGATCTCGGGATGCTTCCTTTCCCGCGAGGACGTGCAGAACGTAAAGCCGCACCCGGAACACCTCTTCAAGGCCCTTGAGAAAATAGGTGCCGCTCCGGAAAATACACTCATGGTCGGTGACCATCCCATAGATATCGAAACCGGAAAAAGAGCCGGAGCCATGACCGCCGGAGTAGCCACAGGGCGTATGTCTCTTAAGGAGCTTGAGAATGCAGGTCCGGACTTCGCGTCTGCGGACTGTTCGGAACTCATGTCCTTGCTTAAGGGGCAGGGGCTGATTTAA
- a CDS encoding geranylgeranyl reductase family protein yields MSGKFDVVIAGGGPSGSTAAYILARKGFRVALIDKAEFPRKKLCGGLITHKTVTLLDKIYGCGAATLHEKGLIRFESPEYSINYRDHNIRDAESSIPFRFIDRVDFDYFLLQKAAEAGAHIFTGEEITDCNYRDAEVKTASRRIYKGQYLLGTDGVNSTIRRFLPYDKKKWRSDMAATIEIIFNAEDFPRRITRPELYIGYLRAGYIWVFPAGDKVVTGIGALSRCTVDFKSTFMNFLRSQGVANPEALPMRGFPLPYGNYMKNPCFGRTLLAGDAAGIVEPLFGEGIFYALQSGRYAAESLARGLSENRNPEKFYLERLEKYVYPELKYSNRLRWALFYSQPILKHMSFKIAFKSMPRLLADMVHGVRSYKFMLRKEWD; encoded by the coding sequence GTGTCCGGTAAATTCGATGTAGTCATTGCGGGAGGAGGGCCATCGGGGTCCACAGCCGCTTATATTCTTGCCCGAAAAGGCTTCAGGGTCGCCCTGATCGACAAGGCCGAATTCCCGCGTAAAAAACTGTGCGGGGGCCTTATCACCCACAAGACGGTGACGCTTCTGGATAAAATTTACGGCTGCGGAGCTGCAACGCTCCACGAAAAAGGACTCATCCGCTTCGAATCGCCCGAATATTCCATAAATTACCGCGACCACAATATTCGTGATGCGGAATCTTCCATTCCGTTCCGCTTTATCGACAGGGTGGACTTTGATTATTTTCTTCTGCAAAAAGCCGCCGAAGCCGGCGCGCACATTTTTACCGGTGAGGAAATCACGGATTGCAATTACCGGGACGCAGAAGTAAAAACCGCCTCCCGGAGAATCTACAAAGGGCAGTACCTGCTCGGAACTGACGGGGTCAACTCCACAATCCGCCGTTTTCTGCCATATGACAAGAAAAAATGGCGCTCGGACATGGCCGCAACAATCGAAATCATATTCAACGCTGAGGATTTTCCCCGCAGGATAACCAGGCCGGAGCTCTACATAGGTTATCTGCGGGCAGGCTATATCTGGGTTTTTCCCGCCGGAGACAAGGTTGTTACCGGTATAGGCGCACTCAGCCGCTGTACTGTGGATTTCAAATCGACATTCATGAATTTTCTGCGTTCCCAGGGAGTGGCGAACCCGGAAGCACTACCGATGAGGGGGTTTCCGTTGCCGTACGGCAACTATATGAAAAACCCCTGTTTCGGTAGGACCCTTCTTGCCGGTGATGCGGCTGGAATTGTGGAGCCGCTGTTCGGCGAGGGCATCTTTTACGCCCTGCAGAGCGGCAGGTATGCTGCCGAGTCTTTGGCCAGAGGATTGTCCGAAAACAGAAATCCGGAAAAATTTTATCTGGAACGGCTGGAAAAATACGTTTACCCGGAATTGAAATACTCAAACAGATTGCGCTGGGCCTTGTTTTATTCCCAGCCGATTTTGAAACACATGTCCTTCAAAATAGCTTTCAAATCCATGCCCAGACTTCTTGCGGATATGGTTCACGGTGTACGTTCCTATAAATTCATGCTCAGGAAAGAGTGGGACTGA
- a CDS encoding glutamine synthetase family protein codes for MTAPIFNCKNADDVLKAVRDYNISFVQFWFVDILGTLKSFQITPKELEASFEEGMGFDGSSILGFTRIEESDMIAIPDPTTFQLCSWRPTDRPVARMFCDIQNPDGTPYEGDSRWVLKRTLDKAAERGYTYYVGPELEFFLFQDAKGTQIIDRGGYFDAPPLDLGNDVRRDIIFSLEQMGYDVEYSHHEVAPSQHEIDLRYAEGMRMADTAMTYRVIVKEVARKHGIYATFMPKPIFGENGSGMHVHQSLFKNGRNVFFDANDEYHLSPEGKNYIAGILKHAPEMTCVTNQWVNSYKRLVPGYEAPVYVSWARKNRSTLVRVPMYKPGKENATRMELRCPDPAANPYLCFAVMLAAGLKGIDENYKLPAPVEENIFAMDAPTLSEYGITALPGNLYEAAVEMKNSEMVRECLGDHIHTNLYKNKIQEWDHYRTQVTEYELTTYLPVL; via the coding sequence GTGACTGCGCCGATTTTTAACTGCAAAAATGCCGATGATGTCCTTAAAGCTGTTCGCGACTACAACATAAGTTTCGTACAGTTCTGGTTTGTGGATATTCTGGGAACCCTGAAAAGTTTCCAGATAACCCCCAAAGAGCTTGAAGCCTCGTTCGAGGAAGGAATGGGGTTTGACGGCTCCTCCATTCTCGGATTCACCCGCATTGAAGAGTCGGATATGATTGCCATCCCCGACCCGACAACATTCCAGCTCTGCTCCTGGCGTCCGACCGACCGGCCGGTGGCCCGCATGTTCTGCGATATCCAGAACCCTGACGGGACCCCTTACGAGGGAGACAGCCGCTGGGTGCTTAAACGAACCCTGGATAAGGCTGCCGAACGGGGATACACCTACTATGTCGGGCCGGAACTGGAATTTTTCCTGTTTCAGGACGCCAAGGGAACTCAGATTATAGACCGCGGCGGATACTTTGATGCTCCCCCGCTCGACCTCGGCAATGACGTGCGTCGCGACATTATATTCTCTCTTGAGCAGATGGGCTATGATGTGGAATACAGCCACCATGAAGTAGCTCCGAGCCAGCATGAAATAGACCTGCGCTATGCGGAAGGCATGAGAATGGCGGACACCGCCATGACCTACCGGGTTATCGTCAAGGAAGTCGCCCGCAAACACGGCATTTACGCCACCTTCATGCCCAAACCCATTTTCGGCGAAAACGGGTCCGGAATGCACGTGCACCAATCCCTGTTCAAGAACGGACGCAACGTCTTCTTTGATGCCAACGATGAATATCACCTGAGCCCCGAAGGAAAGAACTACATCGCCGGCATCCTGAAGCACGCCCCGGAAATGACCTGCGTAACCAACCAGTGGGTCAACTCCTATAAACGGCTTGTTCCGGGCTATGAAGCCCCGGTATACGTATCCTGGGCGCGCAAGAACAGGTCCACCCTTGTAAGGGTTCCCATGTATAAACCCGGCAAGGAGAACGCCACCAGAATGGAACTGCGTTGTCCTGATCCGGCCGCAAACCCGTATCTCTGCTTTGCTGTGATGCTGGCAGCCGGACTCAAGGGAATTGATGAGAATTACAAGCTGCCGGCACCGGTTGAAGAAAACATCTTCGCCATGGATGCTCCGACCCTTTCCGAGTACGGCATAACCGCCCTTCCGGGAAACCTCTATGAAGCTGCGGTGGAAATGAAAAACAGCGAGATGGTTCGTGAATGCCTTGGTGATCACATCCATACCAACCTGTACAAGAACAAAATTCAGGAATGGGATCACTACAGAACCCAGGTCACTGAATACGAACTGACCACCTACCTTCCTGTCCTGTAG
- a CDS encoding restriction endonuclease translates to MNERKRTPHQSIRAYCLWCMGGSPQMVKTCEDVDCSLYNLREPKTEESARTCIRAIRRHCLACTVGDRQAIRDCLEKDCVLRRYRFGVHPKTLKRRRQRQAEKSHLRLPGL, encoded by the coding sequence TTGAACGAAAGGAAAAGAACCCCTCACCAGTCCATTCGGGCGTACTGCCTGTGGTGCATGGGAGGCAGCCCGCAGATGGTCAAAACATGCGAAGATGTGGACTGTTCCCTGTACAACCTGCGCGAACCGAAAACCGAAGAATCGGCAAGGACGTGCATCAGGGCAATCCGCAGACACTGTCTGGCCTGCACTGTCGGTGACCGTCAGGCAATAAGGGACTGCCTTGAAAAGGATTGTGTGCTGCGCCGCTACCGGTTCGGTGTGCACCCGAAAACACTTAAAAGGCGCAGGCAGCGGCAGGCTGAGAAAAGTCATCTCCGATTGCCCGGCCTGTAG